The region GGCGGCGGTGTCGCCGGAGGCGGCCGCGGCCTTCTCGTCGAGGGCGGAGCTGTCGCTCGCGCCGAGCACCGCCGCCACGACCGTGCCCGCGCCGGAGAGCGCGAGCAGGGCGGAGACGAGGAAGCGCCCGGAGCTGCGGACGGCGAAGACGGCGACGAGTGCGGCGAGGCCCACTATGGCGAGCGCCGCGGGTACGCCCGTGACGTCGCTGCCCTTGGCGGTCAGCGGGAAGGCGCCGCCGGCCACCGTCGCGGTGCCCTCCGACCAGCTCTGCCGGGTGGAGAGCAGCGCCACGGCCGCGCCGAGGGCGCCGCTGAGCAGGGCGACGGCGAGGCTGCGGCGGCCGGACCGGGCGGGTCCGGCCGCTTCCGAGCGAAGGTGCGGTACAGCAGTCATGTACTCCACTATCGCGTCAACCGCTCGTTGTCGAGACACCGGGCTTGCACAACGGGCGCCATTGGGCATGACGAGACGTTTGCGTCCAGCTCCACAGCCGTGGAGCAGGGGTG is a window of Streptomyces sp. NBC_00271 DNA encoding:
- a CDS encoding TIGR02234 family membrane protein encodes the protein MEYMTAVPHLRSEAAGPARSGRRSLAVALLSGALGAAVALLSTRQSWSEGTATVAGGAFPLTAKGSDVTGVPAALAIVGLAALVAVFAVRSSGRFLVSALLALSGAGTVVAAVLGASDSSALDEKAAAASGDTAATASALSHTAWPYAAAAGGALILLAGLLALRYGRLWPAMSGRYERDGTPRPRKAKPVDPDRPEDIWKALDRGEDPTGPDPAGT